DNA from Solanum stenotomum isolate F172 chromosome 3, ASM1918654v1, whole genome shotgun sequence:
TTAGGTCATTAGAGAATTGGGTCTCCTCCAAATTTGAGGTGTTTAAAAGCACAAAAATTTGAGTGAGAGGAAAGAGAGAAAGGGACTTTCTCCCTAAGAAGGGAAAATCACATTGTTAGTCCCAATAAAATTTCTCTCTCCCTTTGAGAACCCTTCATTTTCGGTATTCATTCAGGTAcatgttttctatttttattacctttttaatttctttactACAAAAACTCCATTAACGAACTTCAATATAATTCAAAACGAATGAATATGGCAAACCTTCAATGAATCTTAATGCATATTGTATATATGCATTGTAATGTTTGAAGGATCTTGACTTAATTCAATTCGTTAATACCTTTTACATGCGAATAATTTGTgtcacattttttctttcatgttgatgtgtgcaaggtaattttttttcttctttgcatGGCAATGTATTAGGGGAATTGAGGAATTGTTGAGACAAACAATTAAGTGATTTTCCGGCAGCAGTTGCGTGTAGATTTCACACACAATCTTGTCCGGAAGGTCAGCGTTTGGTAAACATGGAAgattctccttcttctccttctccttcaaattcttcatcttctactccaccttcttcttcttcgccCCCTCCTGACTCTTCTCCCCCTCCTTCTCCTCCTGAATCTTCTCCACCACCGCCAAAATCTGACTCTTCTTCACCTCCACCACCAAAATCTGACTCTTCTTCACCTTCACCTCCACCATCGAAATTTGACTCTCCTTCACCACCACCCCCTGAATCATCACCACCACCGAAATCTGATTCatctcctcctcctccatcCCCTAATCAATCACCCCCACCAAAATCCGAATCATCTCCTCCTCCTGCATCACCACCTCCTACAGAATCTTCTCCCTCTCCTCCATCATCTACAATTTTTTCTCCTCCATCGCCGAAATCATCTGATTCTTTTCCTTCTGATGACAATGACAACCCTAATACACAATCACCACCACCCTCCTCAAACTCTTCATCATCATCCCCACCACCAACCACGAACACCAAACCCTCTCCTTCCAAAAATACCTCCTTTAACGAACCTAATTCTCCTCCATCATCTACATTCTCTCCACCCACTCCCATTTCTCCAGAATCATCTCTATTTCCATCTGAAAAGGCGTTACCTACTTCTCCACCTTCACGAGATGCATCATCGAATAAATCACCTAGTTCCTTAGGAAGCAATAACTCGCCACCACATGAACAATCATCTTCCTCAACTGTTGCAATAGTAGCTGCAGTATCTGTGACAGGTCTATTAATTTTGGCCGTTGTCATTGTCTGCCTATTATGTaatagaaagaagaagaaacaaccATACTATGTCGATCCTGCACATCCACCAAAAGGTATGCTAATTATTATCTCAATTTCCCATTTTCACATAATGATTATATAGCTAGCTAGGCACAAGTTCAACTGAATCAATAACTTTTCATTTAGACATAGATATACATATCCTTCAAGATTAAATCTTGAATTCGTCTTTGAAATTAAACGTTATTGTAAGAGTATTACATTGTATTTTCCTTAATTATTCAACTATGAAGTCAGATCTTTTTATAAATTAGGGTTTAttgatgttgtcttgttgtATGTAACACCTATAGAAATTAAATAAGATGTTTTATATCGTCAATgtatataagtaaaatatatCGTACAATACAACTAAGTATCATTGGGAATTAGTGTAGGTGGTGATCCTTACTACAATACGGGCAATTATTCTAGTCCTCATACGGATCACATTGTTACATTAGCTCCACCACCAGGTGTAATGGGAACTCCTCAAGAAGCGGGTCTCGGGTGGACCCCGCCACCCCCTCCTCCAGCCGCGAATACGAGCAGTGAATTTAGCTCAGGTTATTCAAGCCATGTACCTGGAGGAGGGCCAGCTACAATACCATCTCCTAATTATGGTGGACTATCAAAAATTCAATTCACTTATGCTGACTTGGCAACCGCCACGGGTGGATTTTCGGAAGCAAATGTGTTGGGTCAAGGAGGGTTCGGATTCGTGCATAAAGGTGTTTTGACAGATGGAAGTGTAGTCGCGGTTAAGAGTTTGAAGTCCGGGAGCGGACAAGGAGAGAGAGAGTTTCAAGCTGAAGTAGAAATTATTAGTAGAGTTCATCATAGACATCTTGTTTCACTTGTGGGATATTGCATTACTGATGGACAACGTATGTTGGTATATGAATTTGTTTCAAATGGAACTTTGGAGTATCACCTTCATGGTACGTATATTTATTTAgctacaatattttattttgaagataATTTATGAGGACTAATATTTTTGTGGCTATTTCTAGGTACTAGACACAATTTTCACACCTATAGTTGAATATATATGTAGATGTGacacattttttgttttatttagaaacttttttttgtttttgttttaatgaCATGCTAAAGTCtcttttctttgtcttcttcttttttttaaaagattttgttATCTGTCAAATACTGTTATATGAAATGAAATAGAACGAGTGTATTGACTATTTATCCACTCAAAGTTATTTAATTAGTGATTGCTGAGAGAATAAGTCGATGTTGGTTAATGGTGTGAAATAACACTTTCtgatatcaaaatttcaaaaaatttctaattaatataaaaaaaaa
Protein-coding regions in this window:
- the LOC125860870 gene encoding proline-rich receptor-like protein kinase PERK1, with amino-acid sequence MEDSPSSPSPSNSSSSTPPSSSSPPPDSSPPPSPPESSPPPPKSDSSSPPPPKSDSSSPSPPPSKFDSPSPPPPESSPPPKSDSSPPPPSPNQSPPPKSESSPPPASPPPTESSPSPPSSTIFSPPSPKSSDSFPSDDNDNPNTQSPPPSSNSSSSSPPPTTNTKPSPSKNTSFNEPNSPPSSTFSPPTPISPESSLFPSEKALPTSPPSRDASSNKSPSSLGSNNSPPHEQSSSSTVAIVAAVSVTGLLILAVVIVCLLCNRKKKKQPYYVDPAHPPKGGDPYYNTGNYSSPHTDHIVTLAPPPGVMGTPQEAGLGWTPPPPPPAANTSSEFSSGYSSHVPGGGPATIPSPNYGGLSKIQFTYADLATATGGFSEANVLGQGGFGFVHKGVLTDGSVVAVKSLKSGSGQGEREFQAEVEIISRVHHRHLVSLVGYCITDGQRMLVYEFVSNGTLEYHLHGKGRPVMDWGLRLKIALGSAKGLAYLHEDCHPRIIHRDIKGANILLDNNYEAMVADFGLAKLTEDNNTHVSTRVMGTFGYLAPEYASSGKLSEKSDVFSFGVMLLELITGRRPLDTTNKLMDDSLVDWARPFLTKALEENNYDELVDPRLEGNYDPDELQRMVACAAASVRHSARRRPKMSQILRALDGDSSLEDLNEKAGKNNTANFGGASGPTSDLYDTCAYNADMVKFRQMVMTSQDMNSSEYGNTSDYGLHPSDTSSEFSSDYNHSGAHKQAK